A stretch of Geobacter sp. DNA encodes these proteins:
- a CDS encoding flagellar biosynthesis protein FlhB → MTNRHDDDKKAAALSYKRGDYAPKVVAKGKGVVAEAIIALARESGVYVHESPELVDLLLRVDIDRDIPPELYRAVAEILAWIYWMESGGEDDTAMR, encoded by the coding sequence GTGACGAATCGGCATGACGACGACAAAAAGGCTGCGGCGCTCTCCTATAAACGCGGAGACTATGCACCAAAGGTTGTAGCAAAGGGGAAAGGGGTCGTAGCAGAGGCGATCATTGCCCTAGCACGGGAATCAGGGGTCTATGTCCACGAATCACCCGAACTCGTCGACCTCCTTCTGCGGGTCGACATCGACAGGGATATCCCTCCCGAACTTTACAGGGCCGTAGCCGAGATCCTTGCCTGGATTTACTGGATGGAGTCAGGAGGTGAAGATGATACCGCAATGAGATAG
- a CDS encoding AMP-binding protein, with product MSLICDDQYNIGHICTRQQCDLGFGNKVAFRWISARMEKSNYTFNDLDRESNCFANALKSLGFNSGEILFTFLPKSPEQFFAFLGALKLQVICGTLFSNFGDDAILDRLGDAKAKGVVTTKSLLKKIMRVRDQLPALEYIIVTDIDEHTTDDILSYTALMRMSLNTFETPITQPDTPSVVHYTSGSTGKPKGVLHVHKSIIHHHRTSSEVLNLTNTDIFWCTADQGWVTGTSYGIIGPWSLGITQIHYGGGYNAKIWFDLLQNEAVTVWYSAPTALRMLLREDATLYNYYDLCNLRYIFSVGEPLNPEVINWSRTVLKKDIYDTWFQTETGGIMITNRPGIEIRPGSMGKPLDGIVPAILADNGELLPNNNQGNLCLKSDWPSMFVTYLNNDSAYQSKFKNGWYYTGDTALSDDDGYYWFKGRSDDVINTAGHLISPFEVESALLEIEEVAESGVIGVPDDLLYEKVVAFVQLHKQFSWSQDLELKIRIHVSNRASSIATPQEIFIVDNVPKNKSGKIMRRVLKARYLGMDAGDISTLED from the coding sequence ATGAGCCTTATTTGTGACGATCAGTATAACATTGGCCATATTTGTACCCGGCAGCAATGTGATTTAGGGTTTGGCAATAAGGTGGCCTTTCGTTGGATTTCAGCCCGCATGGAAAAATCCAACTATACCTTCAATGATCTTGACCGCGAATCAAATTGTTTTGCAAATGCACTGAAATCTCTTGGTTTTAATTCTGGTGAAATACTGTTTACTTTTTTACCTAAATCTCCTGAGCAATTCTTCGCATTTCTTGGTGCTTTAAAGCTCCAAGTAATTTGCGGTACCCTCTTTTCAAATTTTGGTGATGACGCAATACTCGATCGATTAGGTGACGCCAAAGCAAAAGGTGTAGTAACAACAAAAAGCCTCCTGAAGAAAATCATGCGTGTACGTGATCAGTTGCCTGCTTTGGAATATATCATAGTTACTGATATTGATGAACATACAACTGACGACATATTAAGTTACACAGCATTAATGCGGATGTCTTTAAATACGTTCGAAACGCCAATAACACAACCTGATACTCCATCTGTTGTGCATTATACCTCCGGATCAACAGGTAAGCCAAAAGGTGTGTTACATGTTCATAAGAGTATTATTCATCATCATAGAACTTCAAGTGAGGTTTTGAACCTCACTAACACAGATATATTTTGGTGTACTGCTGATCAAGGGTGGGTAACAGGTACTTCTTACGGCATAATTGGTCCTTGGAGCCTGGGGATTACACAAATTCATTATGGTGGAGGTTATAATGCTAAGATTTGGTTTGATCTTTTACAAAATGAGGCAGTGACAGTATGGTACTCTGCACCTACAGCTCTACGTATGCTATTAAGAGAGGATGCAACTCTCTATAATTATTATGACTTATGTAACCTTAGATATATATTTAGTGTTGGTGAGCCACTTAATCCAGAAGTAATAAATTGGTCACGGACTGTATTAAAGAAAGATATATACGATACGTGGTTTCAAACAGAAACTGGCGGTATTATGATAACGAACCGACCAGGTATCGAGATTAGACCTGGTTCCATGGGAAAACCATTGGACGGTATTGTGCCAGCTATTTTGGCTGATAATGGAGAGCTGCTTCCCAATAATAATCAAGGCAACCTCTGTCTCAAAAGTGATTGGCCTTCGATGTTTGTAACATATTTGAATAATGATTCAGCCTATCAATCGAAATTCAAGAATGGATGGTATTATACTGGGGATACGGCTCTTTCCGACGACGATGGATACTATTGGTTTAAGGGACGAAGCGATGATGTTATCAACACTGCTGGTCATTTGATTAGCCCTTTTGAGGTTGAAAGTGCCTTACTCGAAATTGAAGAGGTTGCTGAATCTGGAGTGATTGGTGTTCCAGACGATTTGTTGTATGAAAAGGTTGTTGCATTTGTTCAATTACACAAGCAGTTTAGTTGGTCCCAAGATTTAGAATTAAAGATCAGGATTCATGTTAGCAACAGGGCATCATCCATTGCGACACCTCAAGAAATATTTATTGTTGACAACGTTCCCAAAAATAAGAGTGGTAAAATAATGCGCAGAGTACTTAAAGCTCGCTATCTAGGAATGGATGCTGGCGATATCTCAACATTGGAGGATTGA
- a CDS encoding acyl carrier protein has product MELQNKLNRIFCEVFDDEDIKISREMTANDIDGWDSLSHVNLIVAIEANFKIRFSQKELLTFKNIGNLIDNISDKITKA; this is encoded by the coding sequence ATGGAGTTACAAAATAAATTAAATCGAATTTTTTGCGAGGTTTTTGATGACGAGGATATAAAAATTAGTCGAGAGATGACAGCTAATGATATTGATGGGTGGGATTCCTTATCGCATGTCAATCTAATAGTGGCAATTGAGGCTAATTTTAAGATAAGGTTTTCTCAAAAAGAACTCCTAACATTTAAAAATATTGGAAATTTGATAGATAATATAAGTGATAAAATAACAAAAGCATAA
- the nadE gene encoding NAD(+) synthase — translation MTNFSPAVLSIDCEKEADKITAGIREILKKDLKRRGIVIGLSGGIDSSVTAALVVKAIGKERVFGLEMPELHSSKETPELSSALIRHLGIESERIDISPILRAVGFYANYDNAIRMVIPDYGTEWKSKIVISSIFDNKGFSLNSIVVQEPDGTIHKERLPLKPYLEIVAATNCKQRTRKMLEYYYADRHNYAVAGTPNRLEYDQGFFVKLGDGAADIKPIAHLYKSQVYQMAQFLGVPAEICKRPPTTDTYSLPQGQDEFYFSLPYQQMDLCLYAKNNGVPISSVASLLNISSAQVQRVFDDIDTKRSTTRYLHLNALTIEKIPEIQA, via the coding sequence ATGACCAATTTCTCCCCCGCTGTTCTTTCCATCGATTGCGAGAAGGAAGCAGATAAAATCACTGCCGGGATACGAGAGATACTGAAAAAAGATCTCAAACGGCGAGGAATCGTCATCGGTCTCTCAGGCGGGATCGACAGCAGTGTAACTGCAGCTTTAGTGGTGAAGGCGATTGGCAAGGAGCGGGTATTCGGTCTGGAAATGCCGGAACTTCACTCATCCAAGGAGACACCGGAATTGAGCAGCGCTCTGATACGACACCTCGGCATTGAATCAGAGCGGATAGATATCTCCCCCATCCTTCGAGCGGTCGGTTTTTATGCCAATTATGATAATGCCATCAGAATGGTAATTCCTGACTACGGGACCGAGTGGAAATCAAAAATTGTCATCTCCAGCATCTTCGACAACAAGGGGTTCAGCCTCAACTCCATCGTTGTCCAGGAACCTGACGGGACGATTCACAAGGAGCGCCTCCCCCTGAAACCGTATCTCGAAATTGTAGCTGCCACCAACTGCAAGCAGAGAACCCGCAAGATGCTGGAATATTACTATGCTGATCGGCATAACTACGCAGTTGCAGGCACACCGAACCGTCTCGAATACGACCAGGGGTTTTTCGTCAAGTTGGGAGACGGTGCTGCTGACATAAAACCGATTGCCCACCTTTACAAATCACAAGTTTATCAAATGGCGCAATTCCTTGGAGTTCCCGCAGAAATATGTAAACGCCCACCAACAACCGACACTTACTCGCTACCGCAAGGGCAAGACGAATTCTATTTTTCACTCCCCTACCAACAAATGGATCTTTGCCTATATGCCAAAAACAATGGAGTCCCAATATCTTCAGTAGCATCATTACTAAATATTTCTTCTGCACAAGTACAAAGAGTATTCGATGATATAGATACCAAGAGATCTACAACGCGATACCTCCATCTCAACGCCCTTACCATTGAAAAGATCCCTGAGATTCAGGCATAA
- the asnB gene encoding asparagine synthase (glutamine-hydrolyzing), whose product MCGIVGVYNYRSAPENLITGMLSSIQYRGPDEAGIYVDSSVALGHCRLSIVGLNDGAQPISNENGTIWVVYNGEVFNYPELKTELQQKGHIFSTTTDTEVLVHLYEEYGKEFLALLNGQFAFAIWDSVKKELFLARDRVGIRPLLYYQCADRYIFASEIKALFTDSSVPRTIAPPALQQIFTYWTTLTPRTAFKDIFELPPGHYQIVRDGRIIEQSPFWELPYYPPESRFQGSLDDAVDETSSLLNDAIKIRLRADVPVGAYLSGGLDSSIITSLITKNFNNKLRTFSIGFQEADFDETPYQRDLVKHLGTDHSELLISNQDIRDTLPKVVWHAEKPLLRTAPVPMFLLARLVRENNFKVVLTGEGADEVFGGYDIFKEAKIRHFWSRFPESASRPRLLEKLHPYIFKDPARSRMILQKFYGVSDANLNDPCFSHRIRWNNTSKNMMFFSDDMLNQLAGYTPEDELAASFPSKFDTRDQLARSQFLEIDIFLTNYLLSSQGDRVAMGNSIELRVPFLDYRVIDFGMKLPPQWKIRGLNEKYILKRTFGNLIPDQIIKRPKQPYRAPIRELFLSGTSDYAKDLLSKNYLEKTGYFNVSKTCNLIDKYRKTERFIASETQNMAIIGILTTQILHQQFIDNFSHRHYLPIAITKRIVK is encoded by the coding sequence ATGTGTGGAATAGTCGGTGTTTATAATTATCGTTCTGCTCCGGAAAATTTAATAACTGGAATGTTGTCATCGATCCAATACAGAGGTCCCGATGAAGCTGGGATCTATGTTGATTCCTCTGTCGCATTGGGACATTGTCGTCTTAGCATAGTTGGCTTAAACGACGGGGCGCAACCAATTTCTAACGAAAATGGAACAATATGGGTTGTTTACAACGGTGAAGTCTTCAACTATCCAGAATTAAAAACAGAACTCCAGCAAAAAGGTCACATTTTCTCAACGACTACAGACACTGAAGTCCTTGTTCACCTTTATGAAGAATACGGCAAGGAGTTCCTGGCATTACTGAATGGGCAGTTCGCCTTTGCCATCTGGGACTCGGTCAAGAAGGAACTGTTCCTGGCACGTGATAGGGTCGGCATTCGCCCATTATTATATTACCAATGCGCGGACAGATATATATTTGCGTCGGAGATCAAGGCATTATTCACCGACAGTTCCGTCCCGCGCACAATCGCCCCCCCTGCCCTCCAGCAGATTTTTACCTATTGGACCACACTGACACCAAGGACTGCTTTCAAGGATATTTTTGAGCTCCCGCCTGGCCACTATCAGATTGTCAGGGATGGTCGAATAATCGAGCAGTCACCATTCTGGGAACTCCCTTATTACCCACCGGAGTCTCGTTTCCAAGGGTCACTGGATGACGCCGTCGATGAAACCAGCTCCTTGCTGAACGACGCCATTAAAATCAGGTTACGGGCTGATGTCCCCGTTGGCGCATATCTCAGCGGCGGCCTCGACTCCTCTATCATCACCTCCTTGATAACAAAAAATTTTAACAACAAGTTACGAACCTTTTCCATCGGCTTCCAAGAGGCGGATTTCGATGAAACACCATACCAACGCGACCTCGTAAAACACCTCGGAACGGACCACAGCGAGCTCCTTATTTCCAACCAAGATATCAGAGATACGCTTCCTAAGGTGGTGTGGCATGCAGAGAAGCCTCTGCTTCGCACTGCACCAGTACCAATGTTCCTCTTAGCCAGACTGGTGAGAGAAAATAACTTCAAGGTCGTCCTCACTGGTGAAGGGGCTGATGAAGTGTTCGGAGGATACGATATCTTCAAGGAGGCAAAGATCCGCCATTTCTGGAGCAGGTTCCCCGAATCGGCTTCACGACCGCGACTGCTTGAAAAACTTCACCCTTACATATTCAAGGACCCTGCCCGTAGCAGGATGATTCTGCAAAAGTTTTATGGTGTGTCAGACGCTAACCTGAATGACCCTTGTTTTTCCCACAGGATCAGATGGAACAACACCAGCAAGAACATGATGTTTTTTTCGGACGATATGTTGAACCAACTTGCTGGCTACACCCCTGAGGACGAACTTGCCGCCAGCTTTCCTTCAAAGTTTGACACGCGAGACCAGTTGGCCAGATCGCAATTCCTAGAGATAGATATTTTCCTAACAAACTACCTTCTCTCCTCACAAGGAGACCGCGTTGCAATGGGAAACTCTATTGAACTGCGAGTGCCGTTTCTTGATTACCGCGTGATTGATTTCGGAATGAAGTTACCACCACAGTGGAAAATCCGGGGGTTGAACGAAAAATACATATTAAAAAGGACGTTCGGGAACCTGATCCCCGACCAGATAATCAAAAGGCCAAAACAGCCATACCGTGCTCCCATCCGGGAACTCTTCCTTTCTGGTACCTCTGACTATGCCAAGGATCTTCTCTCGAAGAATTATCTTGAAAAAACCGGCTATTTCAATGTATCAAAGACATGCAACCTGATCGACAAGTACAGGAAAACTGAGCGATTTATCGCAAGTGAAACACAGAACATGGCGATCATTGGGATTCTTACTACACAAATTCTACATCAGCAGTTCATCGATAACTTCAGCCACCGACACTACCTGCCGATAGCCATTACAAAACGGATAGTCAAGTAA
- the epsI gene encoding EpsI family protein has product MNQRLIVVSLLLLLVASYLYLHRDMAVAMNRPFSTFPAQLGTWRMSGESFMTETVLDKLRPTDYLSRNYVNQDGKRVTLYIGYHGGGEQSGEIHSPKHCLPGSGWHEIYSGKHRLESDGKAFNMVKSVYQKDDSKELFLYWFQVKGKTLNNEYSLKLAEIVNSLLYKRRDAAFIRISVPFEGDEKEAARLGEAFAKDVCPVIKEYLPG; this is encoded by the coding sequence ATGAATCAGCGGCTCATTGTTGTTTCTCTGCTGCTGCTGCTTGTAGCTTCTTATCTTTACCTGCATCGAGACATGGCGGTAGCCATGAACCGTCCGTTCTCGACATTCCCTGCGCAACTCGGTACGTGGAGGATGAGCGGTGAATCCTTCATGACGGAAACGGTGCTGGATAAACTGCGACCAACGGATTACCTTTCCAGAAACTATGTCAATCAGGATGGCAAACGTGTAACCCTGTATATCGGGTACCATGGGGGAGGGGAGCAAAGCGGGGAAATCCATTCTCCCAAGCACTGTCTTCCTGGCAGTGGCTGGCATGAAATCTACAGCGGCAAGCATCGGCTTGAATCTGATGGGAAGGCGTTTAATATGGTCAAGTCGGTTTATCAGAAGGATGATAGCAAGGAGCTTTTCCTCTACTGGTTCCAGGTGAAAGGCAAGACGTTGAACAACGAGTACTCTTTGAAGCTTGCCGAAATCGTCAATTCATTATTGTATAAACGTAGAGACGCAGCATTCATAAGGATTTCGGTACCGTTCGAGGGGGATGAAAAAGAGGCAGCCCGCCTGGGTGAGGCATTTGCAAAGGATGTCTGCCCCGTAATCAAGGAGTATTTACCAGGATAG
- a CDS encoding DUF362 domain-containing protein, which produces MISHKYRFNQLLNHTDKNRRNFLAFMFSVVLLATFKRHSHSKEQHVPDKIIPRKESCPLDAVSSGFPKKPPLAKINLGVSNKGLSDVYLSRGGSPEQNINNIINMHGGISSIVGKDDIVVLKPNAQWWNQGTTNTDAMYAFIKAIFSIPAFRGEVIIAENHQYADPNSRGWNTDKRNGRFNLNELVAYFNSIGLGNITKYHWRCAGPNPTPLQGNESSGSKIVSGPWDGDGYVWNHDLSYTSSLGRKCILSYPIFTSAYSGVTIDFKNGAWEKHKYTGQPVKFINFSALNHHSNFCGVTASIKNYMGILDMTCGFQGTTPKGYWNTHYIGIRNDLTVPMMKYMPWRVRAKIDSLYKYKYVYHTASVIGSFMRDVRMADFNFITADWVGYGSRTDKNMSGYPRTLLASRDPVALDYIAGRDVLSPLTKLKEPNNKWLNEINDVTEKHGPFFKFLAACHKEGIGNLDPQRMLILSA; this is translated from the coding sequence ATGATCAGTCATAAATATCGTTTTAATCAGTTATTAAATCACACCGACAAAAATAGGCGTAATTTTTTAGCATTTATGTTCTCTGTTGTATTATTGGCTACGTTCAAACGACATAGCCATAGCAAGGAGCAACATGTGCCTGATAAAATTATTCCTCGCAAAGAAAGCTGCCCTTTAGACGCAGTGAGTTCTGGCTTCCCCAAGAAGCCGCCATTAGCCAAAATAAATCTAGGGGTATCAAACAAAGGACTATCTGATGTCTACTTATCTCGAGGTGGATCCCCAGAACAGAATATCAATAACATCATCAATATGCATGGAGGTATTTCTTCTATCGTCGGCAAAGATGACATTGTAGTCCTTAAACCTAATGCCCAGTGGTGGAACCAAGGGACAACAAATACCGACGCCATGTATGCATTCATCAAGGCAATTTTTAGCATTCCTGCTTTTCGAGGCGAGGTAATCATTGCTGAAAACCATCAATATGCTGATCCAAACTCCCGCGGATGGAATACTGATAAGCGAAATGGCCGCTTTAATCTCAATGAACTCGTTGCTTATTTTAATTCTATAGGACTTGGCAACATCACCAAATATCACTGGCGATGTGCGGGACCAAATCCAACTCCTTTACAGGGCAACGAATCTTCAGGCTCAAAAATAGTCTCTGGACCATGGGACGGAGATGGATATGTTTGGAATCACGACCTTTCCTACACAAGCTCCTTAGGTCGTAAATGCATCCTTTCTTATCCAATTTTCACTTCAGCCTACAGTGGAGTAACAATTGATTTCAAAAATGGTGCGTGGGAAAAACACAAATATACTGGTCAGCCAGTAAAATTCATAAATTTTTCAGCATTGAACCACCATAGTAACTTTTGTGGAGTTACTGCATCGATTAAAAATTATATGGGAATACTTGATATGACCTGCGGTTTTCAAGGGACAACACCTAAAGGATACTGGAACACTCATTATATTGGAATCCGAAACGATCTTACTGTACCTATGATGAAATATATGCCATGGAGAGTTCGAGCTAAAATAGACAGCTTATACAAATATAAATATGTTTACCATACTGCCAGCGTAATTGGCTCATTCATGCGGGATGTCAGAATGGCAGATTTTAATTTTATTACCGCAGATTGGGTCGGTTATGGGTCTAGAACAGATAAAAATATGAGTGGATATCCAAGGACTTTGCTAGCAAGCAGAGACCCTGTTGCGCTAGATTATATCGCTGGTAGAGATGTTCTATCCCCACTAACCAAGCTTAAAGAACCAAATAATAAATGGCTCAATGAAATAAATGACGTCACAGAGAAACATGGCCCATTTTTTAAATTTTTAGCAGCATGCCATAAAGAAGGTATCGGCAACTTAGACCCACAAAGAATGCTCATTTTATCTGCTTAA
- a CDS encoding AMP-binding protein — protein sequence MLIHNFLENSATRFPEKVALILSGKKITYSQLNRSADIFANWFIKSGMQLGDRVLFLLENGEEYVISYYAALKAGLVVAPISTETRSDALYNILSTINPKVVIVSPKAEKAFHEITDPISSLKTVIFINPKLSWQHRPFSTLLFNSLLDGEVSSPKLAFDNSSLASIIFTSGSTGKPKGVMLTHANIVANTHSIIQYLNLTEGDRQMVVLPLFYVMGKSLLNTHIAVSGSLVINNTFAYPASVLKQMVDENVTGFSGVPSTYAYLLHRSPLKSYKNKLPFLRYCSQAGGHMARKIKEELLEALPDHTKLYVMYGATEASARLSYVEPARLRLKIDSIGVPIPGVTMRIVDPYGNELPVGKTGELIASGANIMKGYWNDPESTLAAISHIGYHTGDLGYKDADGYFYLVGRKDNQLKVGGHRINPQEVEDALIATGLLIEVAVMGITDHLYGQKLVAIAVPINNEITEMDVIAKCIMFLPRYKVPSEITFVNMLPKNSSGKIDRQLLFSQ from the coding sequence ATGCTTATCCATAATTTTCTTGAAAACTCTGCCACGCGATTTCCTGAAAAAGTCGCACTCATATTGAGTGGGAAAAAAATAACATATTCCCAACTAAATAGATCTGCGGACATCTTTGCAAACTGGTTTATCAAATCAGGGATGCAGCTAGGAGACCGAGTACTTTTTCTTCTCGAAAATGGCGAAGAGTATGTGATATCTTATTATGCGGCTCTTAAAGCAGGATTAGTTGTAGCCCCGATAAGTACCGAGACTCGCTCTGATGCTTTATATAATATTTTATCCACAATAAATCCGAAGGTTGTTATTGTATCACCAAAGGCAGAGAAGGCATTTCATGAAATCACCGATCCCATTTCATCACTCAAAACAGTCATTTTCATCAACCCGAAGCTTTCCTGGCAACATAGACCCTTTTCAACCCTTCTATTCAATTCGCTTCTTGACGGAGAGGTTAGCTCGCCAAAGTTGGCATTTGATAACTCATCGCTTGCTAGCATAATATTTACTTCAGGCTCAACAGGCAAGCCAAAAGGTGTAATGTTAACTCACGCCAATATTGTGGCAAACACACACTCAATTATTCAGTATCTCAATCTGACCGAAGGCGATCGACAGATGGTTGTGCTTCCCCTTTTTTACGTTATGGGGAAATCACTACTTAACACCCATATTGCAGTATCTGGCAGCCTTGTAATAAATAACACCTTCGCCTATCCAGCATCGGTTTTGAAGCAGATGGTTGATGAAAATGTCACCGGATTCTCAGGAGTCCCCTCAACCTATGCGTATCTGCTTCACCGCTCTCCGCTTAAATCCTACAAAAACAAACTTCCATTTCTTCGATATTGTTCCCAGGCTGGTGGCCATATGGCCCGGAAAATAAAAGAAGAGCTATTAGAAGCTCTACCTGATCATACTAAATTATATGTTATGTACGGAGCGACAGAGGCATCCGCTAGACTATCCTATGTTGAACCAGCCCGTTTACGCTTGAAGATAGATTCTATTGGGGTCCCAATCCCTGGCGTGACAATGAGGATTGTCGACCCATATGGCAATGAACTCCCAGTCGGGAAAACCGGTGAACTCATTGCCTCAGGCGCCAATATCATGAAAGGTTACTGGAATGACCCAGAAAGTACATTAGCAGCCATATCACATATAGGATACCATACCGGAGACCTAGGATACAAAGATGCTGATGGATATTTTTATTTGGTTGGACGCAAAGATAATCAACTGAAGGTTGGCGGTCACAGAATTAATCCTCAAGAAGTAGAAGATGCTCTCATCGCTACAGGACTATTAATTGAAGTAGCTGTGATGGGGATTACAGACCACCTTTATGGACAGAAACTCGTTGCTATCGCTGTTCCAATCAATAATGAAATAACTGAGATGGATGTAATTGCTAAATGTATTATGTTTCTTCCACGTTACAAAGTACCTAGTGAAATTACTTTCGTTAATATGCTTCCCAAAAATAGTAGCGGTAAAATAGATAGGCAATTACTGTTTAGTCAATAG
- the xrt gene encoding exosortase, with protein sequence MTVAEFLRSYRLQFIGVLLSLAVLYSPIVPSMVQWWYQDDNYSHGFIVPLIAGYFLYCRREELLNAKVEPWWPGLLVLLAGLFQLLAGWLAWEYFTMRSSLITVIAGILLFVLGRRPFLILLLPVAYLLFMVPIPYIVYDAFAFPLKMFVTKVSVDFLQSIGVIVMREGNILMFPSTTLEVADACSGIRSIMSLLALSVAYGFFLKVSPLKRLIIALSALPIAIVTNALRVIITGILAQWWGAKAAEGFFHEFAGLAVFGVAIVLLVGLGALLGRERKES encoded by the coding sequence TTGACTGTAGCTGAATTCTTACGTTCATACCGGCTCCAATTCATTGGAGTCTTGCTGTCTTTGGCCGTCCTCTATTCACCCATCGTTCCTTCCATGGTCCAGTGGTGGTACCAGGATGACAACTATTCCCATGGTTTCATCGTTCCACTGATTGCCGGCTATTTTCTCTATTGCCGCCGTGAAGAGCTTCTGAATGCCAAGGTGGAACCGTGGTGGCCAGGTCTACTTGTCTTGCTGGCCGGGCTTTTCCAACTCCTTGCCGGGTGGTTGGCGTGGGAATACTTTACCATGCGTTCCTCCCTCATCACGGTAATTGCTGGGATTCTACTGTTCGTGCTGGGCCGTCGTCCGTTTTTGATTTTGCTGCTGCCGGTGGCCTATCTCCTGTTCATGGTGCCGATTCCCTACATTGTGTATGATGCATTTGCCTTTCCTTTAAAGATGTTCGTCACAAAGGTATCCGTTGATTTTTTGCAATCCATCGGCGTGATTGTGATGCGGGAAGGGAATATCCTGATGTTTCCTTCAACAACACTTGAGGTCGCCGATGCCTGTAGCGGTATCAGATCGATCATGTCGCTTCTGGCGCTCTCTGTCGCTTACGGCTTCTTCCTCAAGGTTTCTCCACTGAAACGATTGATCATCGCACTTTCTGCGTTGCCCATTGCCATAGTTACCAATGCGCTAAGGGTCATCATCACCGGAATCTTGGCCCAGTGGTGGGGGGCTAAGGCCGCTGAAGGGTTCTTTCATGAGTTTGCCGGGCTTGCCGTGTTCGGTGTGGCGATCGTGCTCCTGGTGGGTCTCGGTGCCCTGCTTGGTAGAGAAAGAAAGGAGTCGTAA
- a CDS encoding acyl carrier protein, translating to MSEIRDKIKEYIVENFLFGDDKGLNDSTSFLESGIIDSTGILELIAFIEDAFSLRVNDDELIPENLDSITNLLRFISIKTGAMSTR from the coding sequence ATGTCAGAAATACGTGATAAAATTAAAGAATATATTGTAGAAAATTTCCTTTTCGGAGATGATAAAGGATTGAATGACTCCACTTCATTCCTTGAATCCGGCATTATCGATTCGACCGGCATCCTTGAGTTGATAGCGTTTATAGAAGATGCTTTTTCATTGAGGGTCAACGATGACGAACTTATTCCTGAAAATCTCGACTCAATCACTAATCTTTTAAGATTCATATCGATAAAAACTGGAGCGATGTCAACAAGATAA